In Humulus lupulus chromosome 7, drHumLupu1.1, whole genome shotgun sequence, the following are encoded in one genomic region:
- the LOC133792276 gene encoding uncharacterized protein LOC133792276: MVRTRGASSKKIPASQSRKVPSPSPPPSMSTTPLSVPAAATSVGKSCKSKAHKKVFSLSHEHPMVFLDISADIVDVAPPSEVVVPSRAKDHSPLPIDSSLAARANSKNVSSSFKAAAAGLLKLPLKLSQSKKNYVTPKRKLGMDESSSPLTATKKRLKAHPPSVSSSESGPEEEKSESEATRDTTLSDETVPDNVESEAESDEPKKEDVVPSEQEAESDSEQIETPLTSKAKGKKPISDPTPSPKRSGVNFKPYSSIFCYNDNARDMVLYAQRKFIIERNYVLSDHRPFGVLTMLQDRQWTVFVRGHWFSFSPQDIALALHLPLDVEDDVDGASLDKDMVITELVGQKMVWPSNTVISVSNLTYTYAVLHKFATTNWKPTSHTATISFDMTSFLYKVGTGLGINLASIIHDQIIGFHKGNSKNLNLPFPQVIYKVLSMQKKDLQRDQEDLVAPTTAASYKASAPPTEATAAPSSKKVKPQSLKIASDDIPHASSSVATDSGLVATEIAAVRASVDSLTARVMSIEGLQRSVLEAVQSLSKDPIV; encoded by the exons ATGGTGAGAACTCGTGGTGCTTCCTCCAAGAAGATCCCTGCTTCTCAATCCCGAAAGGTGCCATCTCCTTCGCCTCCTCCATCTATGTCAACGACGCCTCTTTCTGTTCCAGCAGCTGCCACATCTGTTGGAAAATCTTGCAAATCCAAGGCACATAAGAAAGTGTTTTCGCTCTCTCATGAACACCCCATGGTGTTTCTAGATATCTCTGCTGACATTGTTGATGTTGCACCACCATCTGAAGTGGTGGTGCCCTCTCGAGCCAAGGACCATTCTCCTCTTCCGATTGATTCGTCTTTGGCGGCTAGGGCAAATTCAAAAAATGTTTCATCTTCTTTCAAAGCTGCTGCTGCTGGGTTGCTCAAATTGCCCTTGAAACTGAGCCAGTCCAAGAAAAATTATGTGACTCCCAAAAGGAAATTGGGAATGGACGAGTCCTCTTCTCCCTTGACTGCTACTAAGAAAAGACTGAAGGCTCATCCTCCATCAGTGTCTTCCTCCGAATCTGGTCCTGAGGAAGAAAAGTCTGAATCTGAAGCAACCCGTGATACCACATTGTCTGATGAAACGGTTCCTGACAATGTAGaatcagaggctgagtctgatgAGCCAAAAAAAGAAGACGTTGTTCCCTCTGAACAAGAAGCCGAATCTGACTCAGAACAAATTGAAACCCCTTTGACATCCAAGGCTAAAGGGAAGAAACCTATTTCTGATCCTACACCTTCTCCAAAACGTTCAGGGGtaaatttcaaaccttattctTCCATTTTTTGCTATAATGATAATGCACGTGATATGGTTCTATATGCTCAAAGGAAATTTATCATTGAAAGAAATTATGTCTTGAGTGATCATCGTCCTTTTGGTGTGCTAACAATGCTTCAAGATCGACAATGGACAG TGTTTGTTAGGGGCCAttggttctctttttctcctcaaGACATTGCTCTTGCTTTGCATCTTCCCCTTGATGTCGAGGATGATGTTGATGGTGCCTCTCTTGACAAGGACATGGTTATCACTGAATTGGTAGGTCAAAAAATGGTATGGCCTTCTAATACAGTCATCTCGGTCTCCAATCTCACCTACACTTATGCTGTTCTCCATAAGTTTGCCACAACAAATTGGAAGCCCACTTCTCACACCGCCACTATCTCTTTTGATATGACATCATTTTTGTACAAGGTGGGGACCGGTCTTGGTATAAATTTGGCTTCGATCATTCATGATCAAATCATTGGGTTTCACAAAGGTAATAGTAAAAACTTGAATCTTCCTTTTCCTCaagttatttataaagtgttgagtaTGCAGAAAAAAGATCTCCAACGTGATCAAGAAGACTTGGTGGCACCCACTACTGCTGCTTCCTACAAGGCCTCTGCCCCTCCTACTGAAGCCACTGCTGCTCCATCCTCCAAGAAAGTCAAGCCCCAATCTCTGAAGATTGCCTCGGATGACATTCCTCATGCCTCCTCCTCTGTTGCCACAGATTCAGGACTTGTTGCAACAGAAATAGCTGCTGTTCGAGCCTCTGTTGATTCTTTGACTGCTCGAGTGATGTCAATTGAAGGACTGCAACGTTCTGTGTTGGAGGCTGTTCAATCTCTGTCCAAAGATCcaattgtttag